One segment of Panicum virgatum strain AP13 chromosome 1K, P.virgatum_v5, whole genome shotgun sequence DNA contains the following:
- the LOC120711652 gene encoding expansin-B11-like: MAKSRTLLFGALVVLALLVSPIACSRKLAKANKHKPSHKPAVGARGNYTATPSASDAYGSGGWLSAGATYYGAPNGDGSDGGACGYQTAVGQRPFSSMITAGSPSLFKGGKGCGACYEVNCDSNPACSGQPATVVITDECPGGVCLAEAAHFDMSGTSMGAMAKPGMADRLRAAGILKIQYKRVPCKYSGVNIAFRVDQGSNPFYLEVLVEFEDGDGDLSAVDLMEAGCGTWTPMVQNWGALWRYNSNTGKALRAPFSLRLTSDSGKVLVANNVIPAGWKAGATYRSLVNYS, translated from the exons ATGGCGAAGTCTCGCACCTTGCTGTTCGGCGCACTAGTCGTGCTCGCGCTTCTGGTGAGCCCCATTGCTTGCTCCCGCAAGCTcgccaaggccaacaagcacaaGCCGAGCCACAAGCCGGCTGTCGGGGCCCGCGGCAACTACACCGCCACCCCATCGGCCTCCGACGCCTACGGCTCCGGTGGCTGGCTGTCCGCCGGCGCGACGTACTACGGCGCCCCCAACGGCGACGGCAGTGACG GCGGCGCATGCGGCTACCAGACCGCCGTCGGGCAGCGGCCCTTCTCGTCGATGATCACCGCCGGGAGCCCGTCGCTGTTCAAGGGCGGCAAGGGGTGCGGCGCCTGCTACGAG GTTAATTGCGACAGCAACCCGGCGTGCTCCGGGCAGCCGGCCACCGTGGTCATCACCGACGAGTGCCCCGGCGGGGTCTGTCTCGCCGAGGCCGCCCACTTCGACATGAGCGGCACCTCCATGGGCGCCATGGCGAAGCCCGGCATGGCTGACAGGCTTCGCGCCGCCGGCATCCTGAAGATCCAGTACAAGAG GGTGCCGTGCAAGTACAGCGGCGTGAACATCGCGTTCCGGGTGGACCAGGGCTCCAACCCGTTCTACTTGGAGGTGCTGGTGGAGTtcgaggacggcgacggcgacctcaGCGCCGTCGACCTGATGGAGGCCGGGTGCGGCACCTGGACGCCGATGGTGCAGAACTGGGGTGCGCTGTGGCGCTACAACTCCAACACCGGCAAGGCGCTGAGGGCGCCCTTCTCGCTCCGGCTCACCTCCGACTCCGGCAAGGTCCTCGTCGCCAACAACGTCATCCCCGCCGGCTGGAAGGCCGGAGCCACGTACCGCTCCTTGGTGAATTACTCTTAA
- the LOC120657367 gene encoding zinc finger protein ZAT1-like produces MAKNTCKLCSRRFASPRALAGHMRSHSIAAAQAAAAAAAAAVKQQISSASSASTSFAAADEDSGFKMPASTYGLRENPKRSLRVADAAFSDRESEAESTPPHAKRVNAAAAVAWGEAEPVSSLSEVATPEEDVALSLMMLSRDSWPSAALDDDDYSGYGSDDGYAPPAPLPPAPAPARAPAEKRTQFPCVACKKVFRSYQALGGHRASNVRGGRGGCCAPPVAPPPPPQPQPPASPFPEHLDGEQPRECPHCNRVFASGQALGGHKRSHVCGAATAAATAAASAPPSPINNPGMIDLNVAPPSEEVELSAVSDPRFNPRA; encoded by the coding sequence ATGGCGAAGAACACATGCAAGCTCTGCTCCCGCCGCTTTGCGAGCCCCCGCGCCCTCGCAGGACACATGCGGTCCCACTCCATCGCGGCAGCccaggcggccgccgcggcggcggcggcggccgtgaagCAGCAGATCTCCTCGGCGTCCTCCGCGTCGacctccttcgccgccgccgacgaggactCCGGCTTCAAGATGCCTGCTTCCACCTACGGGCTCCGGGAGAACCCAAAGCGCAGCCTTCGCGTCGCCGATGCCGCCTTCTCGGATCGCGAGAGCGAGGCCGAGTCCACCCCGCCGCACGCCAAGCGcgtgaacgccgccgccgccgtcgcctgggGCGAGGCTGAGCCGGTGAGCTCGCTCTCGGAGGTCGCCACCCCGGAGGAGGACGTGGCGTTGTCCCTGATGATGCTCTCCCGCGACTCCTGGCCGTCGGCCgcgctcgacgacgacgactactCCGGCTACGGGAGCGACGACGGCTACGCGCCCCCTGCCCCCCTcccgccggccccggccccggcccgggCCCCGGCGGAGAAGCGGACGCAGTTCCCGTGCGTCGCGTGCAAGAAGGTGTTCCGCTCCTACCAGGCGCTGGGCGGGCACCGCGCCAGCAAcgtgcgcggcggccggggcgggtGCTGCGCGCCCCCCGtggctccccctcctcccccgcagccccagccgccggcgtcgccatTCCCGGAGCACCTCGACGGGGAGCAGCCGCGCGAGTGCCCCCACTGCAACCGCGTGTTCGCCTCGGGGCAGGCGCTGGGCGGCCACAAGCGGTCCCATGTGTGCGGCGCCGCGACCGCGGCGGCCACTgcagccgcctccgcccctCCGTCCCCGATCAACAACCCCGGCATGATCGATCTGAACGTGGCGCCGCCGTCCGAGGAGGTGGAGCTCTCGGCCGTGTCAGATCCCCGCTTCAATCCGCGCGCTTGA